The region GcctcttgatttaaaaatttatgaTGTTTCCCCAAAATGATCGAGATAAAAATTCTACAATTTGACTTATtggaaatattatttaattttttaggccGATGTCTTTAAAAacctaaaattatttatttgatatttttaaacaaaataaacaatttttttcttttaagattcGCAACACTTCATCTTCAAAGATAAATTTGTTTCTCCTTTAATGGGCCTATAAAATACTGAAGTAGAATAGGGAAGATTAATATTGGACTTAAATacctgataaataaataaaaataaatctgtTTCTTAGATTTCCTTTTTTGTCGCACTCCCAAGTGATCCTTCTACCTTTTAATGGAGCAGATCTAGGGTTCTTtgattcttttttcatttttctcatctCCTTCTCATTCCTGCTGTTGAAGCAGCTGCTCCCACCCACTTCTAATTTTCAACCAATCTCGGGAATTTTAAGCGCCATTGAGGTAGGAATCGACGAGGATTCACTACGTGCCTCTATACATACATATTATCGACGTGTATGTGATCGAAAACCCTTGGAGATTACGTAGATCCGGATCACTATTGAAGAAACATAATTCATAAGGGAAAAATGAGTGAGAACCGCGAGTTCCAGCTTGGGACAATAGGTGCTTTGAGTTTATCGGTGGTCTCCTCGGTGTCCATTGTTATATGCAACAAGGCTCTTATTAGTACTCTCGGCTTCACCTTTGGTCAGCTTTTGAAcactgcttcttcttcttttttctttctttcttatatTTATCCTTTAATAATTCTCCCATTGGTCTCCATTCCCGATTTGTTGGATTCcccttctttttattttacttatgatGTCTTATTGCTTTTGATCTCTCACCATAATTGGGGGCTTCCGTATTCCCAACTTTTTCTTCTCTTGTCTGCAGAATTCTGGACTTCTAATgccattaaatataattttttgtctttattttctttcttttatgatTGATTTATACTATCAATTCTGCGATCTGTTCACCATAACTAGAGATTATTTATTTGCAAATGGAAATATTATGTTGCTGAGTATTTATTCCAATTTCAAAGCAGAATTTTCATGAAACTGGTTGTAAAATTACATGTTGAATTGACTGTCAATTGTTGCTGTCTTGTGTGTTAATGCGGAAATTATCTGTAAGCATGTATGCACCTGAAATATCAGTCTCTTGAAACGGAAGTTACGAGATGATAAGTGTTTCAAATCAGAATCTATAAAGTATGAAAACTATTATGTAGGGATTACTATCAATTATCATTTGTAAGTGTCACTTAAGTGCTCATCAGATTGGTCATTATACGAGTTACTTTCTAAGTGATCGAATGAATTCACGATTGATTAATAGAAACAAGCTTGCGTTGCTTCTATCCCATGCCTCAGTGGTTGCTATTGATTTATGGCTAATATATAACATGTTATATGAGCGgattgatattttaatttgaaatatgagcggattgatattttaatttgaaattctttAACATTTATGCTCAAAAGGAATAGTTTAGTCAGCAGAGTTTATGAGGTTTTTCGTGGCAGCTTAATCTAGTTAATTGTTACGATCTCATTATATACTTGTTTCTCTTTGAGATCTTAGCTTCTTGTTAGTGATAGACTCTTCAGGATGTGGGTGTGtaatatttctatgttttttctCTGCAATTGTTGCTACTTCATTTTGGTTACAATGTGATGACCAATGTTCTCATTCTTTCATTTTCataagaagaaaaatattttctcaaattatGAGATTTAAGCTAATAGTTTATTGTAATACATGCGGTTAATTTGAAAAAGCACCAGAATTTGTCACTTTGCTTGCATGCTATTACTTGACCATTTATGCTAATTTATGGTCTGGGTTTTGCAGCCACAACTTTGACAAGCTGGCATCTACTAGTCACTTTTTGTTCTCTTCATGTAGCCTTATGGATGAAATTGTTTGAGCACAAACCTTTTGATGCCAGAGCTGTCATGGGATTTGGTATATTAAATGGGATATCCATTGGGCTTTTGAATCTTAGTTTGGGGTTCAATTCTGTTGGTTTCTACCAGGTAAAGTTCTATTTCCTGTCATTATCCTCTGTAATCAAATTCATGTCCAAGTTTTGGCTGATTCCAACAAAATTCATACAAAATGATACCTTGTGCTTACAGCTTATTGGTTTATGGAATTTGTCAGTAGTTAGTGCTATATATCCAGTTCAAAGCTTGGCTTTTCTTCCTCACTTTTACAAGCATATTAGGAGCATTAGTTTCTGATAATGTTTGccctttttttgtattttagatGACTAAACTGGCAATTATCCCCTGCACTGTTCTTTTGGAGACCCTTTTCTTCAGAAAGAAATTCAGGTCAGTTATTAGCATGCTTGTTTCTTCATATAACTGACGTTAGTTCATGTTATAACTTTGGCTTCTAGCAactgtggttttttttttttttttgagataagccttaggaatagattactTTTAAGAGGCTAGACATTGCATTGGTTGGCTTAGGGGTCATTCGTGGAGCTGACATGCTCACAGGAATGGATTAAAAGCCTTGATTGCCACTGTTTTCTGCTAAAAGGAAGGATAAAATCATAATTCCTCCACTCATTAGTGGATGATAAGGTCCTTCTGTACTTATGTCTGTTAAATTCTTAACTTCGTGTTATTGTCATCTGCTGCAGTACaaagttttctttcttcaatttaaCAATTTCTAAGCTTCTCCCAGTTGAGGAATTATTGTTTCATTTTATAGTTTGCTAGTGGTTTTAGGTTTTGCAGTTTATACCTGCTATTATTTTGAAGTAATTTTGTGGTTGTGGCTTTGTTTCATTACATTTGTATGCTATTGCAGTAGGAATATCCAGCTTTCATTGGCCATTCTACTTTTGGGTGTTGGAATTGCAACTGTGACTGATCTGCAGCTCAATATCCTGGGTTCTATCCTTTCTCTGCTGGCAGTTGTTACAACTTGCATAGCTCAAATTGTATCCTTTGACTAAGTGATATTTgctatttatttttttgtcttttatctGTCATTAGCCTCCATGTTTAGGTCCTTAAGAACAGCAAATGAACTGTTAAATTGTGCTGCATGAATAGGTTTTCTTGCTCTAAATTCTCCTTGCTGTTTAAGTTCTTAACTTACTTGTCTTAGATGACTAATACAATTCAGAAGAAGTTCAAAGTATCTTCAACCCAACTTCTCTACCAGTCTTGCCCTTACCAGGCATTAACTCTGTTCATCATTGGCCCATTCCTGGATGGGCTTTTGACTAACAAGAATGTTTTTGCTTTCAAGTATACCCCTCAAGTGCTGGTAAGAATAAGATCCCCACCACCCCAATGGGTAAAGAGAAATATTAGTAGTACAgtatttttattggatttcttTAATGTGCAATCTTTGTTGCAGTTCTTCATTGTTCTTTCCTGTCTGATATCGGTCTCTGTCAACTTTAGTACATTTCTGGTAATTGGAAAGACATCCCCTGTGACATATCAGGTCCTAGGACATCTAAAAACATGCCTTGTTTTGGCCTTTGGTTATGTTCTACTTCATGATCCGTTTAGCTGGCGTAACATTTTGGGCATCTTGATTGCCGTAGTTGGAATGgtcatttattcatattattgcACTGTTGAGAGCCAGCAGCAGAAGGCTAGTGAAGTATCACCACAGTTGCCACAGGTATTTCCTTGTGTGGTTGTGTTTCTTCTGATGAACTATAGCCCACAAATTGTAAAATGCGATCCTAGTTTTACTGATATCTTGGAACATATGCTGACCTATATATATTTCCTACTTCATGGAATGATGCAGGTTAAGGAAAGTGAATCCGATCCTCTGATTAGCGTGGATAATGGAAGTGGGATGTTGAGTGATGGTGTAGGTCCTAAAGCCCCTGTATGGAATACGAACAAGGACCTGCATGCATAAAATCTTCAAGATGTTATATTCATTTGTCGGAGatgaaaaattagaaatgaaAAGTGTTCCAGCGATGGAAAATGGTGGTGGTAAAGGTGACTCATATGTT is a window of Gossypium hirsutum isolate 1008001.06 chromosome D08, Gossypium_hirsutum_v2.1, whole genome shotgun sequence DNA encoding:
- the LOC107932498 gene encoding UDP-xylose transporter 3, whose amino-acid sequence is MSENREFQLGTIGALSLSVVSSVSIVICNKALISTLGFTFATTLTSWHLLVTFCSLHVALWMKLFEHKPFDARAVMGFGILNGISIGLLNLSLGFNSVGFYQMTKLAIIPCTVLLETLFFRKKFSRNIQLSLAILLLGVGIATVTDLQLNILGSILSLLAVVTTCIAQIMTNTIQKKFKVSSTQLLYQSCPYQALTLFIIGPFLDGLLTNKNVFAFKYTPQVLFFIVLSCLISVSVNFSTFLVIGKTSPVTYQVLGHLKTCLVLAFGYVLLHDPFSWRNILGILIAVVGMVIYSYYCTVESQQQKASEVSPQLPQVKESESDPLISVDNGSGMLSDGVGPKAPVWNTNKDLHA